In the Streptobacillus moniliformis DSM 12112 genome, one interval contains:
- the gyrA gene encoding DNA gyrase subunit A: protein MSNEELIYIEDEIKASYLDYSMSVIVSRALPDVRDGLKPVHRRILYAMDELKMNHNSPYKKSARLVGEVLGKYHPHGDSAVYNSMVRMAQDFNTRYMLVDGHGNFGSIDGDSAAAMRYTEARMSKIAEEMLIDINKDTIDWRKNFDESLDEPTVLPARLPNLLLNGTTGIAVGMATNIPPHNLGELSDGIIALIDNRDISIDELITHIKGPDFPTGGIIYGKSGIYSAYKTGRGKVRVSAKTEIITDKKGRQSIVITELPYQVNKANLIKRIGELVKDKIIVGISDLADLSNLEGIRIVIDIKKGEEAEIVLNKLLKFTDLQTTFGIIMLALVNNAPKILNLKEILEKYLEHRYDVITRKTIFDLNKAKDRAHILEGLRKALDHIDEIISIIRGSKTRALAKESLIAKFEFTEIQTDAILDMRLHRLTGLAREEIDTEYDKLMLFITDLEDILAKDERKYAIIKEEVLELKQKYGDARRTSIENDRYEINIEDLIKNEDVIVTITKRGYAKRMSLDSYKAQKRGGKGVSNTTTIEDDVLKDLFTAKTLDTLMVFSDKGKVYSIKVYEIPEVSKQARGKLIGNIIELDENEKISVIIPVDEIENDNRDLIFITRNGIAKKTKISEFKTINRNGKIAISFKDDEDEVKFVGITSGSEKDEIFISTKGGMAVRFKEEDIRSMGRTAAGVRAIKLNSNDEVVSADVIYTDNNVDEMSVLSVTSLGIGKKTLLSEYNIIKRGGKGVKNYNLERRSKEESEHHYVVYSTIIDPSDENSENMELVAISTTGTVIRIKIKDLPVVGRNSKGVKIQSLKYKEYLVSADRVAAENSEEEEIVEE from the coding sequence ATGTCTAATGAAGAATTAATCTATATAGAAGATGAAATTAAAGCATCATATTTAGATTATTCTATGAGTGTTATAGTATCAAGGGCTTTGCCAGATGTAAGAGATGGATTAAAACCTGTACATAGAAGAATACTTTATGCTATGGATGAGTTAAAAATGAACCATAATAGTCCATATAAGAAGTCTGCAAGACTTGTTGGGGAAGTATTAGGTAAATATCACCCACATGGAGATAGTGCAGTATATAACTCTATGGTTAGAATGGCACAAGATTTTAATACTAGATATATGTTAGTAGATGGTCATGGAAACTTTGGTTCTATAGATGGAGATAGTGCAGCTGCTATGAGATATACTGAGGCAAGAATGTCTAAAATTGCTGAAGAGATGTTAATAGATATTAATAAGGACACTATAGATTGGAGAAAAAACTTTGATGAAAGTTTAGATGAACCAACAGTACTTCCAGCAAGATTACCTAACTTACTTTTAAATGGAACTACAGGTATTGCTGTAGGGATGGCAACTAATATTCCACCTCATAATTTAGGAGAACTATCAGATGGTATAATTGCATTAATAGATAATAGGGATATTAGTATAGATGAATTAATTACACATATTAAAGGACCTGATTTCCCAACAGGGGGTATAATATATGGTAAATCTGGAATATATTCAGCATACAAGACAGGTAGAGGTAAGGTAAGAGTAAGTGCTAAAACAGAAATAATAACTGATAAAAAAGGAAGACAAAGTATAGTAATTACAGAACTTCCGTATCAGGTTAATAAGGCAAATTTAATTAAAAGAATAGGTGAACTTGTTAAAGATAAGATAATAGTTGGGATATCTGATTTAGCAGATCTTTCAAACTTAGAGGGTATAAGAATAGTTATAGATATTAAAAAGGGAGAAGAAGCAGAAATAGTACTTAATAAATTACTTAAATTTACTGATCTTCAAACAACTTTTGGTATCATAATGCTTGCACTTGTTAATAATGCCCCTAAGATATTAAATTTAAAAGAAATTTTAGAAAAATATTTAGAACATAGATATGATGTTATTACAAGAAAAACAATATTTGATTTAAATAAAGCTAAAGATAGAGCTCATATCTTAGAAGGATTAAGAAAAGCACTAGATCATATAGATGAAATAATCTCAATTATTAGAGGAAGTAAAACAAGGGCTTTAGCTAAAGAATCATTAATAGCAAAATTTGAATTTACTGAAATACAAACAGATGCTATTTTAGATATGAGATTACATAGATTAACAGGACTTGCAAGAGAAGAAATAGATACAGAATATGATAAATTAATGCTATTTATTACAGACCTTGAAGATATACTTGCAAAAGATGAAAGAAAATATGCAATAATTAAAGAAGAAGTATTAGAATTAAAACAAAAATATGGAGATGCTAGAAGAACTTCTATAGAAAATGATAGATATGAAATTAATATAGAAGATTTAATTAAAAATGAAGATGTAATAGTAACTATAACTAAGAGAGGATATGCTAAGCGTATGTCACTTGATAGTTATAAGGCACAAAAAAGAGGTGGGAAAGGAGTGTCTAACACTACAACCATTGAAGATGATGTGCTAAAAGATCTATTTACAGCTAAAACTTTAGATACCTTAATGGTATTTAGTGATAAAGGTAAGGTATATTCTATTAAAGTTTATGAAATACCTGAGGTAAGTAAACAGGCTAGAGGTAAATTAATAGGAAATATTATAGAACTTGATGAAAATGAAAAAATTTCAGTAATAATACCAGTAGATGAAATAGAAAATGACAATAGGGATTTAATATTCATAACAAGAAATGGTATAGCTAAAAAGACTAAGATCTCTGAATTTAAAACAATAAATAGAAACGGTAAGATAGCAATTTCATTTAAAGATGATGAAGATGAAGTTAAATTTGTTGGAATAACATCTGGAAGTGAAAAAGATGAGATATTTATATCAACTAAAGGTGGAATGGCTGTAAGATTTAAAGAAGAAGATATACGTTCTATGGGTAGAACAGCAGCAGGAGTAAGAGCTATTAAGTTAAATTCTAATGATGAAGTAGTATCAGCAGATGTAATATATACAGATAATAATGTAGATGAAATGAGTGTATTAAGTGTTACATCACTTGGTATAGGGAAAAAAACATTGCTTTCAGAATACAATATTATTAAAAGAGGGGGAAAAGGAGTTAAAAACTACAATCTTGAAAGAAGAAGTAAGGAAGAAAGCGAACATCATTATGTAGTATATTCAACTATAATAGATCCAAGTGATGAAAATTCAGAAAATATGGAACTTGTTGCAATATCAACTACAGGAACAGTAATACGTATTAAAATTAAGGATCTTCCAGTAGTAGGAAGAAATAGTAAAGGTGTTAAAATACAATCTCTTAAATACAAAGAATATTTAGTTTCAGCTGATAGAGTTGCTGCTGAAAATTCTGAGGAAGAGGAAATAGTTGAAGAATAG
- the gyrB gene encoding DNA topoisomerase (ATP-hydrolyzing) subunit B, with product MSEKNYGGESITVLEGLDAVRVRPGMYIGTTSSRGLHHLVWEIVDNSIDEALAGVCDTITVKMLPDSEIEIIDNGRGIPTDMHKSGKSTLEVVMTVLHAGGKFDNSNYQFSGGLHGVGISVVNALSEKLEATVTRDGRVVRQIFSKGNAITEALEIGKAPAKAHGTTIKFKPDADIFETIQFDYDILQRRLKELAYLNQGIKIILIDARKPEKVKEEVFYFEGGIVDFVTELVGEDKIIEDVIYMKDRVMLTEGEVDDEGNPIPDKYSEVEIAMIYKNSQSTIEYSFVNNINTSDGGTHVSGLRTALTRTINDLAREASSKNEFKGEDVREGLVYVLSLKFPEPQFESQTKAKLGSSEATSIVSGVFGSKLKMYLEDHPKDCKTIIDKIAISKQAREAAKRARDLVTKKNEFSLGGLPGKLADCQSKNPEESEIFIVEGDSAGGSAKQGRFKEYQAILPLRGKILNVEKANEHKILENSEIKAMITAFGAGFGDRFDIEKLRYHKIIIMTDADVDGAHIRTLMLTFFYRYLRELINNGHIYIAQPPLYKVTTKSGKKEQVKYAYSDEQLKSITRVLDEKLGVDNSGKNKYNVQRYKGLGEMNPDQLKETTMDPDVRTLLKVTLEDAQYADKMFSILMGDKVEPRREFIEEHANYVRNLDI from the coding sequence ATGTCAGAGAAAAATTATGGTGGGGAAAGCATTACGGTATTAGAGGGATTAGATGCCGTAAGGGTTAGACCAGGAATGTACATAGGGACAACTTCTTCAAGAGGATTACATCACTTAGTATGGGAAATAGTAGATAATAGTATAGATGAAGCTCTTGCTGGAGTATGTGATACTATTACAGTTAAAATGCTTCCAGATTCAGAAATAGAAATAATAGATAATGGTAGGGGTATACCCACTGATATGCATAAATCAGGTAAATCAACACTTGAGGTAGTAATGACAGTACTTCATGCTGGAGGAAAATTTGATAATTCAAACTATCAATTCTCAGGAGGGCTTCATGGGGTTGGTATTTCAGTAGTTAATGCATTGTCTGAAAAATTAGAAGCAACAGTTACAAGAGATGGTAGGGTTGTTAGACAAATATTTTCAAAAGGAAATGCAATTACAGAGGCTTTAGAAATAGGGAAAGCACCAGCTAAAGCTCATGGTACGACAATTAAATTTAAACCAGATGCAGATATTTTTGAAACTATACAATTTGATTATGATATTCTTCAAAGAAGACTTAAAGAACTTGCATATTTAAATCAAGGTATAAAGATAATATTAATAGATGCAAGAAAACCAGAAAAAGTTAAAGAAGAAGTGTTTTACTTTGAAGGTGGTATAGTTGATTTTGTTACAGAACTTGTAGGAGAAGATAAAATTATTGAAGATGTAATATATATGAAAGATAGGGTAATGCTTACAGAAGGAGAAGTAGATGATGAGGGAAATCCTATACCTGATAAATATTCAGAGGTAGAGATAGCTATGATATACAAGAACTCGCAATCTACTATAGAATATTCTTTTGTTAATAATATTAATACATCAGATGGTGGAACACATGTTTCTGGTCTTAGAACAGCTTTAACTAGAACTATTAATGATCTAGCTAGAGAGGCTAGCAGTAAAAATGAATTTAAGGGAGAAGATGTAAGAGAAGGACTTGTTTATGTATTAAGTTTAAAATTCCCTGAACCACAATTTGAATCACAAACTAAGGCAAAACTTGGTTCATCTGAGGCAACAAGTATAGTTTCAGGAGTGTTTGGAAGTAAACTTAAGATGTATTTAGAAGACCATCCTAAAGATTGTAAAACTATTATAGATAAAATAGCTATATCTAAACAGGCAAGGGAAGCTGCAAAAAGAGCAAGAGATCTTGTAACTAAGAAAAATGAATTTAGTTTAGGTGGTCTTCCAGGTAAACTTGCAGACTGTCAATCAAAGAATCCTGAAGAATCTGAAATATTTATAGTAGAGGGAGATTCAGCTGGTGGATCTGCAAAACAAGGTAGATTTAAGGAATATCAAGCAATACTTCCATTACGTGGTAAGATACTTAATGTTGAGAAAGCTAATGAACATAAGATATTAGAAAATTCAGAAATTAAAGCTATGATTACAGCTTTTGGTGCTGGATTTGGTGATAGATTTGATATAGAAAAATTAAGATATCATAAGATAATAATAATGACAGATGCCGATGTTGATGGAGCTCATATTAGAACACTTATGCTTACATTCTTCTATAGATATTTAAGAGAATTAATTAATAATGGGCATATATACATAGCTCAACCACCGTTATATAAGGTTACAACTAAGAGTGGGAAAAAAGAACAAGTTAAATATGCATATTCTGATGAACAATTAAAGAGTATAACTAGGGTACTTGATGAAAAATTAGGTGTAGATAATAGTGGAAAAAATAAATATAATGTGCAAAGATATAAAGGGCTTGGAGAGATGAATCCTGATCAATTAAAAGAAACAACTATGGATCCAGATGTTAGAACTTTATTAAAAGTTACACTAGAAGATGCACAATATGCAGATAAAATGTTCTCAATATTAATGGGGGATAAAGTAGAACCTAGAAGAGAATTTATTGAAGAACATGCAAATTATGTAAGAAACTTAGATATATAG
- a CDS encoding RNA-binding S4 domain-containing protein: MRLDKFLKITRVVKRRTIANELCDSGNVSVNGDIKKALYSVKDGDRIDIRFYNRNFVVNVLKLPPESLKKEDIEKYIKIEEIK; the protein is encoded by the coding sequence ATGAGGCTTGATAAATTTTTGAAAATTACAAGAGTAGTTAAAAGAAGAACTATTGCAAATGAATTATGCGACTCTGGAAATGTATCTGTTAATGGAGATATAAAAAAAGCTCTGTATTCTGTTAAAGATGGAGATAGAATAGATATAAGGTTCTATAATAGAAATTTTGTGGTTAATGTATTAAAGTTACCACCTGAATCATTAAAAAAAGAAGATATAGAAAAATATATTAAAATAGAAGAGATTAAATAA
- a CDS encoding YlmH family RNA-binding protein codes for MLNKEEFLKNLGNNEIAIKIFNSLSIALEYQIGVCSDIFITPNIYKKLNNKYGNIYTYMEGYDRKQICFTPYIPEFDYSVIEIKINNRFITYTHKDFLGAIMGLNIKREMIGDIFVEDNIAYVLISNKVLDFVMNNLKSIGKNDAIIQISKKSNFSYTFQDIKINICSNRLDNFISAITNLSRNKANQLIESGLVQIDYEICKEKDRKIYQNDILSIRKYGKYLISEELEYSKKGKKRWIIKKYD; via the coding sequence GTGTTAAATAAAGAAGAATTTTTAAAAAATTTAGGTAATAATGAAATAGCTATAAAAATTTTTAATTCACTTTCCATAGCTTTAGAATATCAAATAGGTGTTTGCAGCGATATATTTATCACTCCTAATATTTACAAGAAATTAAATAATAAATATGGCAATATCTATACATATATGGAAGGTTATGATAGAAAGCAAATTTGTTTTACTCCATATATTCCAGAATTTGATTATTCTGTAATCGAAATTAAGATAAATAATAGGTTTATAACCTACACACATAAAGATTTTCTTGGAGCTATTATGGGATTAAATATTAAAAGAGAAATGATAGGAGATATATTTGTAGAAGATAATATAGCTTATGTATTAATTTCTAATAAAGTACTAGACTTTGTGATGAATAATCTTAAATCTATAGGTAAAAATGATGCTATTATACAAATAAGTAAAAAATCAAATTTTTCATATACTTTTCAAGATATTAAAATTAATATATGCTCTAATAGATTAGATAATTTCATAAGTGCTATTACTAATTTATCAAGAAATAAGGCTAATCAATTAATAGAATCAGGATTAGTTCAAATAGATTATGAGATATGTAAAGAGAAAGATAGAAAAATTTATCAAAATGATATATTAAGCATAAGAAAATATGGCAAATATTTAATATCTGAAGAACTAGAATATAGTAAAAAGGGTAAAAAAAGATGGATAATAAAAAAATATGATTAA
- the secY gene encoding preprotein translocase subunit SecY has product MTFKEAIVGRFQAIVRTRELRKRVLFTLGCFLVARIGVHIPVPGINMELFRDFTGGSTLAQFLNLFTGGAVQRASIFSLGITPYINASIVFQILGVLWPKIEEMQKEGGKEAEKVTQWTRYLTIAITLFQSTGLALILQSNNLVRDPGTTFILTSVVLITGGTAFLMWLSERISIKGIGNGTSMLIFLGIVSNLPQVVRSTISQLTTVDKGTILGYSSLILFILIIIIMVFIQLGERRIPIQYVGKSSRGVGNSQATVVGRKTYLPIKINTAGVMPIIFASMIMAVPSAIIPLIKDQSKQAYLLNLFGPKGWAYLISTAVLIVLFSFFYTAIVFDPEKIADSLKQSGGSIPLKRAGKETSDFLEYVATRITFGTAIFLAILGILPNIWFGYVLNIPVMLGGTSLLILVGVAVELIQNIDSHMATQKYKGFNNIRRRR; this is encoded by the coding sequence TTGACATTTAAAGAAGCAATAGTAGGTAGATTTCAAGCTATAGTAAGAACACGTGAGCTTAGAAAAAGAGTATTGTTTACTTTAGGGTGTTTTTTAGTTGCTAGAATTGGTGTACATATACCAGTTCCAGGAATTAATATGGAATTATTTAGAGATTTTACTGGTGGCAGCACTTTAGCTCAATTTTTAAACCTATTTACAGGTGGAGCTGTTCAAAGAGCCTCAATATTCTCATTGGGAATAACACCATATATTAATGCTTCTATAGTATTTCAAATTTTAGGAGTTTTATGGCCTAAAATAGAAGAAATGCAAAAAGAAGGTGGAAAAGAAGCGGAGAAAGTTACACAATGGACTAGATATTTAACTATAGCTATTACATTGTTCCAATCTACTGGACTTGCTTTAATATTACAATCTAATAATTTAGTTAGAGATCCTGGAACTACATTTATATTAACATCAGTTGTGTTAATAACAGGTGGAACTGCATTTTTAATGTGGTTATCTGAAAGAATATCTATAAAAGGTATAGGAAATGGAACTTCAATGTTAATTTTCTTAGGTATAGTTTCTAACTTACCTCAGGTAGTTAGAAGTACAATATCTCAATTAACTACAGTAGATAAAGGGACTATACTTGGATACAGTTCATTAATTTTATTTATATTAATTATAATAATAATGGTGTTTATACAACTTGGAGAAAGAAGAATACCTATACAATATGTTGGTAAATCAAGCAGAGGTGTTGGAAATAGTCAAGCTACTGTTGTGGGAAGAAAAACATATCTTCCTATTAAAATTAATACAGCAGGAGTAATGCCAATAATCTTTGCATCAATGATTATGGCTGTACCATCAGCTATAATACCACTTATTAAAGATCAATCAAAACAAGCATATTTACTTAATTTATTTGGACCAAAAGGATGGGCATATTTAATATCAACAGCAGTGTTAATTGTATTATTTTCATTCTTTTATACTGCTATAGTATTTGATCCAGAAAAAATTGCAGATAGCTTAAAACAAAGTGGAGGAAGTATACCATTAAAAAGAGCAGGAAAAGAAACATCTGATTTCTTAGAATATGTTGCAACAAGAATTACATTCGGTACAGCAATATTCTTAGCTATACTTGGTATATTACCAAATATATGGTTTGGATATGTATTAAACATTCCAGTGATGTTAGGTGGAACGAGTTTACTAATATTAGTTGGAGTGGCAGTAGAATTGATACAAAATATTGATTCTCACATGGCAACACAAAAATATAAAGGGTTTAATAATATTAGAAGAAGAAGATAA
- the rplO gene encoding 50S ribosomal protein L15: MNLNELRPAEGSKRDRKRIGRGHGTGWGKTAGKGHNGQKQRSGTYVPASFEGGQMPLIRRVPKKGFSNSAFQKDMIVVNLKDIVDKFNDGEEVTLETLLERRVVKNADFITKENGERVYISLLKVIGNYELEKALKIKAHKVSKGAKEAIEKFNGTVELLEIKSFANVAGNAKEVKGE, translated from the coding sequence ATGAATCTTAATGAATTAAGACCTGCCGAAGGATCAAAAAGAGATAGAAAGAGAATCGGTAGAGGACATGGAACTGGTTGGGGTAAAACTGCTGGTAAAGGTCATAATGGACAAAAACAAAGATCAGGTACATATGTACCAGCTTCGTTTGAAGGAGGGCAAATGCCTTTAATCAGAAGAGTTCCTAAAAAAGGATTCTCAAATTCTGCATTCCAAAAGGACATGATAGTAGTTAATTTAAAAGATATAGTAGATAAATTTAATGATGGTGAAGAAGTAACTTTAGAAACATTATTAGAAAGAAGAGTAGTAAAAAATGCTGACTTCATTACTAAAGAAAATGGAGAAAGAGTTTACATTTCATTATTAAAAGTTATTGGAAATTATGAATTAGAAAAAGCTTTAAAAATTAAAGCACATAAAGTATCTAAAGGTGCTAAAGAAGCAATTGAAAAATTTAATGGAACAGTTGAATTATTAGAAATCAAATCATTTGCAAATGTAGCAGGGAATGCTAAAGAAGTTAAGGGAGAGTAA
- the rpmD gene encoding 50S ribosomal protein L30 translates to MTKVNITLVKGINGRKPNHIATIKSLGLRKIGQTVEHNLTADIEGKIKLVSYLVKVEEV, encoded by the coding sequence ATGACTAAAGTAAATATAACACTTGTAAAAGGAATTAATGGAAGAAAGCCTAACCATATCGCAACAATTAAATCTTTAGGTTTAAGAAAAATTGGTCAAACTGTTGAACACAATTTGACTGCTGATATAGAAGGTAAAATTAAATTAGTTTCTTATTTAGTTAAAGTAGAGGAGGTTTAA
- the rpsE gene encoding 30S ribosomal protein S5, which produces MLAREVKANEYKEKLLRISRVSKTVKGGRRISFSVLAAVGDENGKVGIGLGKANGVPEAIRKAIAGAKKSMITVSLKGGTLPHEQIGKFNATSVLLKPASKGTGVIAGSATREILELVGVTDVLTKIRGSKNKDNVARATLDGLKKLRSIEKVAKLRGKTVEEILG; this is translated from the coding sequence ATTTTGGCAAGAGAAGTTAAAGCTAACGAATACAAAGAAAAACTTTTAAGAATTAGTAGAGTTTCTAAAACTGTTAAAGGTGGAAGAAGAATTTCATTCTCAGTACTAGCAGCAGTTGGAGACGAAAACGGAAAAGTTGGAATAGGATTAGGAAAAGCAAATGGAGTACCTGAAGCAATTAGAAAAGCTATTGCAGGTGCTAAAAAAAGCATGATAACAGTTTCATTAAAAGGTGGAACATTACCACATGAACAAATTGGTAAATTTAATGCTACATCAGTTTTATTAAAACCAGCATCAAAAGGGACTGGGGTTATAGCTGGGTCAGCAACTAGGGAAATTTTAGAATTAGTAGGTGTTACTGATGTACTAACTAAAATTAGAGGATCTAAAAACAAAGATAATGTTGCAAGAGCTACATTAGATGGTTTAAAGAAATTAAGATCAATTGAAAAAGTTGCTAAACTTAGAGGAAAAACTGTAGAGGAAATTTTAGGATAA
- the rplR gene encoding 50S ribosomal protein L18, whose amino-acid sequence MIKKVDRNLARVRKHKSIRAKISGTPERPRLTVFRSLTNIFAQLIDDTTGRTLVSASTIEKGNKVEHGSNVEAAKLIGKRIAEKAKAAGITKVVFDRSGYIYTGRVKALADAAREAGLEF is encoded by the coding sequence ATGATTAAAAAAGTAGATAGAAACTTAGCAAGAGTTAGAAAACATAAAAGTATAAGAGCTAAAATCAGTGGAACACCTGAAAGACCTAGACTTACTGTTTTTAGAAGTTTAACTAACATCTTCGCACAATTAATAGATGATACAACAGGAAGAACATTAGTGTCAGCTTCAACAATTGAAAAAGGAAACAAAGTTGAACATGGTTCAAATGTAGAAGCTGCAAAATTAATAGGAAAAAGAATAGCTGAAAAAGCTAAAGCTGCTGGAATTACTAAAGTAGTATTTGATAGAAGTGGATACATCTATACTGGAAGAGTAAAAGCATTAGCAGACGCTGCAAGAGAAGCAGGATTAGAATTCTAA
- the rplF gene encoding 50S ribosomal protein L6, with amino-acid sequence MSRVGKKPITIPNGVEITNEGNVYTVKGPKGTLSRELSSEIKVKIENNEITFERPNDLPNIRALHGTTRANVNNMVVGVSEGFKIKLELVGVGYRVAAAGKGITMALGYSHPVDIAPIEGITFTVEGNTKLTVEGIDKQLVGQVASDIRAKRAPEPYKGKGVKYADEKIRRKEGKKG; translated from the coding sequence ATGTCAAGAGTAGGTAAAAAACCTATTACTATACCAAACGGTGTAGAAATTACAAATGAAGGTAATGTTTATACAGTAAAAGGACCTAAAGGAACTTTAAGTAGAGAATTATCTTCGGAAATCAAAGTAAAAATTGAAAATAATGAAATAACTTTTGAAAGACCTAATGACTTACCTAATATTAGAGCATTACATGGAACTACAAGAGCAAATGTTAATAATATGGTTGTTGGAGTTAGTGAAGGGTTCAAAATTAAGTTAGAATTAGTTGGGGTTGGATACAGAGTAGCTGCGGCAGGTAAAGGAATTACAATGGCTTTAGGATATTCACATCCAGTTGATATAGCTCCAATTGAAGGTATTACTTTTACTGTAGAAGGTAATACTAAATTAACTGTAGAAGGAATTGACAAACAATTAGTTGGTCAAGTTGCATCAGATATAAGAGCTAAGAGAGCACCAGAACCATATAAAGGTAAAGGGGTTAAATATGCTGATGAGAAGATAAGAAGAAAAGAAGGTAAGAAAGGATAG
- the rpsH gene encoding 30S ribosomal protein S8, with amino-acid sequence MHLTDPIADMLTRIRNANIAKHDKVAIPFSKIKESIANILRNEGYISEYEIKEEGSIKDIVVTLKTVDGEQVIKGLKRISKPGRRVYSSVESLPKVLGGLGIAIVTTPKGVLTDKECRKQSVGGEVLCYIW; translated from the coding sequence ATGCATTTAACAGATCCTATTGCAGATATGTTAACAAGAATTAGAAATGCAAATATTGCAAAACATGATAAAGTTGCAATACCATTTTCTAAAATAAAAGAAAGTATCGCAAATATATTAAGAAATGAAGGATATATATCAGAATACGAAATTAAAGAAGAAGGAAGTATAAAAGATATAGTTGTAACTTTAAAAACTGTTGATGGTGAACAAGTTATAAAAGGATTAAAAAGAATTTCTAAACCTGGAAGAAGAGTATACTCTTCAGTAGAAAGCTTACCAAAAGTATTAGGTGGTTTAGGAATAGCTATCGTTACTACACCTAAAGGTGTTTTAACTGATAAAGAATGCAGAAAGCAAAGTGTTGGTGGAGAGGTTCTTTGTTACATTTGGTAA
- the rpsN gene encoding 30S ribosomal protein S14, producing the protein MAKKAMVQKNLKIEKTIDKYAAKRAELKARAKQGDREALIELSKLPRNASPTRHRNRCQVNGRPRGFMREFGISRVMFRQLAGEGAIPGIKKSSW; encoded by the coding sequence ATGGCTAAAAAAGCAATGGTTCAAAAAAATCTAAAAATTGAAAAAACTATAGATAAATATGCAGCTAAAAGAGCTGAATTAAAAGCAAGAGCTAAACAAGGTGATAGAGAAGCACTAATTGAATTATCTAAATTACCTCGTAACGCATCACCTACAAGACATAGAAATAGATGTCAAGTAAATGGTAGACCAAGAGGGTTTATGAGAGAATTTGGAATATCAAGAGTAATGTTTAGACAATTAGCTGGTGAGGGTGCTATACCTGGAATCAAAAAATCAAGCTGGTAA
- the rplE gene encoding 50S ribosomal protein L5 → MSTKYMPRLQKAYKETMVSALMKELGLSNIMEVPKLDKIIVNMGLGEAVNNPKLIDTAIKELAQITGQKPVARKARKSEAGFKLREGQLIGAKVTLRKEKMYEFLDRLVSVTLPRVRDFEGVSSRGFDGRGNYTLGLKEQIIFPEIEIDKVDKVLGMGITFVTTAKTDEEGRALLRAFGMPFAK, encoded by the coding sequence ATGTCTACAAAATATATGCCTAGATTGCAAAAAGCATACAAAGAAACTATGGTATCAGCATTAATGAAAGAATTAGGGCTTTCTAACATTATGGAAGTACCTAAATTAGATAAAATAATAGTTAATATGGGTCTTGGAGAAGCAGTAAATAACCCTAAATTAATAGATACAGCAATTAAAGAATTAGCACAAATTACAGGGCAAAAACCAGTTGCGAGAAAAGCTAGAAAATCTGAAGCTGGATTTAAATTAAGAGAAGGTCAATTAATAGGTGCAAAAGTTACTTTAAGAAAAGAAAAAATGTATGAATTCTTAGATAGATTAGTAAGTGTTACTTTACCAAGAGTAAGAGACTTTGAAGGAGTTTCATCTCGTGGATTTGATGGAAGAGGTAATTATACTTTAGGATTAAAAGAACAAATTATCTTCCCAGAAATTGAAATTGATAAAGTTGATAAAGTGTTAGGAATGGGTATTACATTCGTAACAACTGCTAAAACTGATGAAGAAGGAAGAGCATTATTAAGAGCATTTGGAATGCCATTTGCAAAATAA